Proteins found in one Nostoc sp. NIES-3756 genomic segment:
- a CDS encoding B12-binding domain-containing radical SAM protein, producing MVLNFPYQQNKFIQLFGFVQSMVDTQKLFSLPLSLKKALTDNYYSIKIILIGEYIKHRTFNGANKALPVLASSLVNAGFNQVVQLDLERDDLSIDNVLLEVKNADLIIFAGCLTTQWQEIDKHSKKIFATLMECGRQNVPILVGGYATKSVEDIANITPWITAFCDGEGENSIVEIAHAVAKGNFRQNMKHLPGLCFINSYQEFYRVTSENRLTQFHRSTASRVTNFDEIDQNFGLRHIPKVHNMDIFKTKDGRQLKTAQIFTQRGCPWGCGFCNKSQENNHVVRLSEASLRRQLRQLKQRGYEAIYLDVDTFTAHPTLAKREAEIIQQEGFVWGSNTRIDKIDYEQMCYLVKHNCVYMFFGVEHTLPEVSLANHKFNGSVISQIKQAFDYPAKIKQVFQDMNKAGLPSSYFLILGLPKAKLSADKTEIIGYEPTTLEDDLSAIHFGLEACNPDFLNFNILRFMPGSFAADTPGNCSYTCVRPSGEKPITAGYFLERAVKHYGYPQSPTHGIYRLCESVGRYQPITTAINPQRVYATICYAMQLINAKIDAGGKATKLFIDRDLLALGLVSRDEKGRYAIAPLEDFAKI from the coding sequence GTGGTTTTAAATTTTCCTTATCAACAAAACAAATTTATTCAATTATTTGGCTTTGTGCAAAGTATGGTAGATACGCAAAAACTTTTTTCACTACCATTATCATTAAAAAAAGCTTTGACAGACAATTATTATTCTATCAAAATAATTCTCATTGGAGAATATATTAAACATAGAACCTTTAACGGAGCCAATAAAGCTTTACCTGTATTAGCTTCTAGTTTAGTGAATGCTGGGTTTAATCAAGTTGTGCAACTAGACTTAGAACGTGATGATTTGTCTATTGATAATGTTCTACTTGAAGTTAAAAATGCTGATTTAATTATTTTTGCAGGTTGTTTAACTACCCAATGGCAAGAAATTGACAAACATAGCAAAAAAATATTTGCCACATTGATGGAATGTGGTAGACAAAATGTACCCATTTTAGTAGGTGGCTATGCTACGAAAAGCGTTGAAGATATTGCCAATATTACCCCTTGGATAACAGCATTTTGCGACGGTGAGGGTGAAAATTCAATTGTAGAAATTGCCCATGCAGTTGCCAAAGGGAATTTTCGGCAAAACATGAAACACTTGCCCGGATTGTGTTTCATTAATAGCTATCAAGAATTTTATCGCGTAACTTCTGAAAACAGGCTGACTCAATTCCATCGTTCCACCGCATCTAGAGTTACTAATTTTGATGAAATAGATCAGAACTTTGGGTTAAGACATATTCCTAAAGTCCATAATATGGATATCTTTAAAACGAAAGATGGTAGGCAATTAAAAACAGCCCAAATTTTTACCCAAAGAGGTTGTCCTTGGGGATGTGGTTTTTGTAATAAAAGCCAAGAAAATAATCACGTTGTCAGACTAAGTGAAGCTTCATTACGTCGGCAATTGCGACAATTAAAACAGCGCGGATATGAAGCAATATATCTTGATGTTGATACTTTTACAGCCCACCCAACATTAGCCAAACGAGAAGCGGAAATTATTCAGCAGGAGGGCTTTGTTTGGGGTTCCAATACAAGAATAGACAAGATTGATTACGAACAGATGTGCTATCTAGTCAAGCATAACTGTGTGTATATGTTTTTTGGGGTTGAGCATACTTTACCAGAAGTTTCACTAGCAAATCATAAATTTAATGGCTCTGTAATAAGTCAAATTAAGCAAGCATTTGATTATCCGGCGAAAATTAAGCAAGTATTTCAAGACATGAATAAAGCTGGATTACCCAGCAGCTACTTTTTGATTTTAGGGCTACCAAAAGCTAAGTTAAGTGCCGATAAAACAGAAATTATAGGCTACGAACCAACAACATTAGAAGATGATTTAAGTGCAATTCACTTTGGTTTAGAAGCATGTAACCCTGATTTTCTCAACTTTAATATTCTACGATTTATGCCTGGGAGTTTTGCAGCAGATACACCCGGTAACTGTAGTTATACTTGTGTGCGTCCTTCAGGAGAAAAACCAATCACGGCGGGATATTTCTTAGAACGTGCTGTCAAACACTACGGCTATCCCCAGTCGCCAACACATGGAATTTACAGACTGTGTGAGTCTGTAGGTAGGTATCAGCCTATAACCACAGCTATAAATCCTCAACGGGTTTACGCTACGATTTGCTACGCCATGCAGCTAATTAACGCCAAAATTGATGCAGGTGGTAAAGCGACTAAGCTATTTATTGACAGAGATTTACTGGCTTTAGGTTTGGTTAGTCGGGATGAAAAAGGGAGATATGCGATCGCACCCTTAGAAGATTTTGCCAAAATTTAA